One window of the Klebsiella oxytoca genome contains the following:
- a CDS encoding type II secretion system protein N, translating into MKNKLTIGLLLVTVYLFWLLLSAPARLLTLALPEGVRLAQTSGTLWQGGARHASWRGVEIDHLRWEFGFSSWLPGWHIRFNDPSGLRGQAWLHGLNEFVVREGRLTVPARFISQRLALGVPLEASGQVVLTLPEASFNANGCQQLAGSNVLWQDAALSSPAGTLELAQVKGKLSCTPPGALAIALTQDSHQLSLVGQGSIAPDGRYRFNGTLQARQATPALLTLLVAQNARQDEQGRTPWQWQGQWLSGGRE; encoded by the coding sequence ATGAAAAATAAGCTCACTATTGGCCTGCTGCTTGTGACGGTCTATCTCTTCTGGCTACTGCTTAGCGCTCCGGCGCGACTGCTAACCCTGGCGCTGCCGGAAGGCGTACGGCTGGCGCAAACGTCGGGTACGCTGTGGCAAGGGGGAGCCCGGCATGCCAGCTGGCGTGGCGTTGAGATAGACCATTTACGCTGGGAGTTTGGTTTCTCGTCCTGGCTTCCCGGCTGGCATATCCGTTTTAACGACCCGTCCGGGCTGCGCGGCCAGGCCTGGCTGCACGGTCTGAACGAATTTGTGGTACGCGAGGGGCGCCTGACGGTTCCGGCCCGTTTTATCAGCCAGCGGTTAGCGCTCGGAGTACCCCTGGAAGCCAGCGGTCAGGTGGTGCTGACGCTACCGGAGGCCAGCTTTAACGCCAACGGCTGCCAGCAGTTAGCCGGGAGCAATGTGCTATGGCAGGATGCGGCGCTCAGCTCCCCGGCAGGTACGCTTGAACTGGCGCAGGTAAAAGGCAAATTAAGCTGTACCCCGCCGGGCGCGCTGGCTATCGCCCTGACCCAGGACTCTCATCAGCTTAGCCTCGTCGGACAGGGGTCTATCGCACCCGATGGCCGCTACAGGTTCAACGGCACGCTGCAAGCCCGTCAGGCGACTCCAGCGCTGCTCACGCTGCTGGTCGCGCAAAACGCCCGTCAAGATGAGCAGGGGCGTACGCCGTGGCAGTGGCAAGGACAGTGGCTATCCGGGGGGAGAGAATAA
- the pcnB gene encoding polynucleotide adenylyltransferase PcnB, which produces MFTRVANFCRKVLSREEREAEAAVEQLHMTVIPREQHAISRKDISENALKVMYRLNKAGYESWLVGGGVRDLLLGKKPKDFDVTTNATPEQVRKLFRNCRLVGRRFRLAHVMFGPEIIEVATFRGHHEGHTTDRITSQRGQNGMLLRDNIFGSIEEDAQRRDFTINSLYYSVADFTVRDYVGGMKDLQDGVIRLIGDPETRYREDPVRMLRAVRFAAKLSMSISEETAEPIPRLAALLHDVPPARLFEEVLKLLQAGDGYQTYILLREYNLFQPLFPTITRYFTERGDSPMERIISQVLKNTDNRIRNDMRVNPAFLFAVMFWYPLLETAQKIAQESGLAYYDAFALAMNDVLDEACRTLAIPKRITTLVRDIWQLQLRMSRRQGKRAWKLMEHPKFRAAYDLLELRAGAENNGELQRLTKWWGEFQVATPPDQKDMLDDLGDDPAPRRRHRRPRKRAPRREGSA; this is translated from the coding sequence ATTTTTACCCGAGTCGCTAATTTTTGCCGTAAGGTGCTAAGCCGTGAAGAGCGCGAGGCAGAAGCCGCCGTCGAACAACTACATATGACGGTTATCCCGCGCGAGCAGCATGCAATTTCCCGCAAAGATATCAGTGAAAATGCCCTCAAGGTCATGTACAGACTCAACAAAGCGGGCTACGAATCGTGGCTGGTCGGCGGTGGCGTGCGCGATCTGCTGCTGGGCAAAAAACCCAAAGATTTTGACGTCACCACCAATGCGACCCCAGAGCAGGTGCGCAAGCTGTTCCGTAACTGCCGCCTGGTCGGCCGTCGCTTCCGCCTGGCGCACGTAATGTTCGGGCCGGAAATTATTGAAGTCGCTACCTTCCGCGGCCATCACGAAGGCCATACCACCGATCGTATCACCTCCCAGCGCGGCCAGAACGGCATGCTGCTGCGCGATAACATCTTTGGTTCGATTGAAGAAGACGCCCAGCGTCGCGACTTCACCATCAACAGCCTTTATTACAGCGTGGCGGATTTCACCGTCCGCGATTATGTCGGCGGCATGAAAGATTTGCAGGACGGCGTCATCCGCCTGATCGGCGATCCGGAAACCCGCTATCGTGAAGATCCGGTGCGCATGCTGCGCGCGGTGCGTTTTGCGGCCAAGCTCAGCATGAGCATCAGCGAAGAGACCGCCGAGCCGATTCCGCGCCTGGCGGCGCTGCTGCACGATGTGCCTCCGGCGCGTCTGTTTGAAGAAGTATTGAAACTGCTGCAGGCCGGTGACGGTTATCAAACCTATATACTGCTGCGCGAATATAACCTGTTCCAGCCGCTGTTCCCGACCATCACCCGCTACTTTACCGAGCGCGGCGATAGCCCGATGGAGCGCATCATCAGCCAGGTGCTGAAGAATACCGACAACCGCATTCGCAACGACATGCGCGTTAACCCGGCGTTCCTGTTCGCGGTAATGTTCTGGTACCCGCTGCTGGAGACCGCGCAAAAAATCGCTCAGGAGAGCGGGCTGGCCTACTACGATGCCTTCGCGCTGGCGATGAACGACGTGCTGGATGAAGCCTGCCGTACGCTGGCAATACCGAAGCGTATTACCACCCTGGTACGCGATATCTGGCAGCTTCAGCTGCGGATGTCCCGCCGTCAGGGTAAACGCGCGTGGAAGCTGATGGAGCATCCCAAATTCCGCGCCGCCTACGATTTGCTGGAGCTGCGCGCCGGTGCCGAGAATAACGGTGAGCTGCAGCGTCTGACTAAATGGTGGGGAGAATTCCAGGTCGCCACCCCGCCAGATCAGAAAGATATGCTTGATGATTTGGGTGACGATCCGGCTCCGCGACGTCGCCATCGCCGTCCGCGCAAACGTGCGCCGCGCCGTGAAGGTAGCGCATGA
- a CDS encoding type II secretion system protein M gives MHNLLALWQQRTRRERRLLLVMGAMLLIGLSWYALWQPWQNREAQWRQTLAREQASLQWMRQQTPLLRQLHNQRPPAAPGEPSTLIMREAARHGITIVRLQAQGSRLSLSVQPADFQALMAWLDALGQARMTTATLAVAAVTQQPGWVTINTLVLERSDEK, from the coding sequence ATGCATAATCTGCTCGCCTTATGGCAACAGCGTACGCGCCGCGAACGGCGTCTGCTGCTGGTAATGGGTGCGATGTTGCTTATCGGCCTGTCCTGGTACGCGCTCTGGCAGCCCTGGCAAAATCGCGAAGCGCAGTGGCGGCAAACGCTGGCCAGAGAGCAGGCCAGCCTGCAGTGGATGCGCCAGCAGACTCCCCTTCTGCGGCAGCTTCATAATCAGCGGCCACCTGCCGCGCCGGGGGAACCATCCACACTCATTATGCGCGAGGCCGCACGCCACGGTATCACTATCGTTCGCCTGCAGGCGCAGGGTTCCCGCCTGAGCCTCAGCGTGCAGCCCGCCGATTTCCAGGCGCTGATGGCATGGCTGGACGCGCTGGGCCAGGCGAGGATGACTACCGCTACGCTGGCGGTGGCCGCCGTTACGCAGCAGCCCGGCTGGGTCACCATCAATACGCTGGTGCTGGAGCGTAGCGATGAAAAATAA
- the thpR gene encoding RNA 2',3'-cyclic phosphodiesterase, which produces MSEPKRLFFAIALPGEVQRQIVHWRAASFPDDAGRPVAADNLHLTLAFLGDVSADKQQALSTMAGRIRQPGFTLTLDDAGQWLRSRVVWLGTRQPPRGVLQLANMLRAQAARSGCYQNPQPFHPHITLLRDARHAVPIPAPGFSWAFAVNEFVLYESSFSRGRTRYKALERYPFDKES; this is translated from the coding sequence ATGTCCGAGCCGAAAAGGCTGTTTTTCGCCATTGCACTTCCAGGAGAGGTTCAGCGGCAGATCGTTCACTGGCGCGCCGCCAGCTTCCCCGACGATGCGGGTCGGCCGGTGGCGGCAGATAATCTCCATCTGACGCTGGCGTTTCTTGGCGACGTGAGCGCGGACAAACAGCAGGCGCTGTCGACAATGGCGGGACGTATTCGCCAGCCGGGCTTTACCCTGACCCTTGATGATGCCGGACAGTGGCTGCGTTCGCGAGTGGTGTGGCTGGGCACCCGTCAGCCGCCGCGCGGGGTTCTGCAACTGGCAAATATGCTGCGCGCTCAGGCTGCCCGCAGCGGCTGCTACCAGAACCCGCAGCCTTTTCATCCGCATATCACTCTGCTGCGCGATGCCCGCCACGCGGTGCCAATTCCAGCGCCCGGATTCAGCTGGGCGTTCGCGGTCAATGAGTTTGTACTCTACGAGTCCAGTTTTAGCCGCGGACGTACCCGCTATAAGGCGCTGGAACGTTACCCCTTTGACAAGGAAAGCTGA
- the gluQRS gene encoding tRNA glutamyl-Q(34) synthetase GluQRS, with protein MKDSRYIGRFAPSPSGELHFGSLIAALGSYLQARAQKGIWRVRIEDIDPPREVPGAAETILRQLEHYGLHWDGEVLWQSQRHEAYRERLAWLHEQGLCYYCTCPRARIHSIGGIYDGHCRDLHLGAENAALRLRQTRPVLEFYDQLRGTIVADEPLAREDFIIHRRDGLFAYNLAVVVDDHFQGVSEIVRGADLIEPTVRQISLYQHFGWQAPDYIHLPLALNAQGNKLSKQNHAPALSEGDPRPEIVRALTFLNQDVIQEWRTLSIEDLLKYAIANWRPEQIQHSQMRSAEL; from the coding sequence ATGAAAGATTCACGCTACATCGGGCGCTTTGCCCCCTCTCCTTCCGGTGAACTCCACTTCGGCTCATTGATTGCCGCGCTTGGCAGCTATCTGCAGGCTCGGGCGCAGAAGGGTATCTGGCGCGTGCGCATTGAAGATATCGATCCGCCGCGCGAAGTTCCCGGCGCCGCTGAGACCATTCTTCGTCAGTTAGAACACTACGGCCTGCACTGGGACGGAGAGGTGCTGTGGCAGTCTCAGCGCCACGAAGCCTATCGCGAGCGCCTGGCCTGGCTGCACGAACAGGGTCTCTGCTACTACTGCACCTGCCCCCGCGCGCGTATTCACAGCATTGGCGGAATTTATGATGGCCACTGCCGGGATTTACATCTCGGTGCGGAAAACGCCGCTCTGCGCCTGCGGCAAACGCGTCCAGTCCTCGAATTTTACGACCAGCTGCGCGGCACTATCGTTGCCGACGAGCCGCTGGCGCGTGAAGACTTTATTATCCACCGCCGCGATGGGCTGTTCGCCTATAATCTGGCGGTAGTCGTGGACGATCACTTTCAGGGGGTCAGCGAAATCGTCCGCGGCGCCGATCTGATCGAACCGACGGTACGGCAGATTTCGCTGTATCAACATTTTGGCTGGCAGGCGCCGGACTATATCCATTTGCCGCTGGCCCTCAACGCGCAGGGCAATAAACTGTCGAAACAAAACCACGCTCCGGCCCTATCGGAAGGCGATCCGCGCCCGGAAATTGTGCGGGCGCTAACGTTTCTTAATCAGGATGTCATTCAGGAATGGCGGACGCTGAGCATTGAGGATTTACTCAAGTACGCGATAGCGAACTGGCGGCCGGAGCAAATCCAGCATTCTCAAATGCGTTCTGCTGAGCTATGA
- the hrpB gene encoding ATP-dependent helicase HrpB, translating to MSLLPVAAVLPELLSALQHAPQVLLNAPTGAGKSTWLPLQILAHGENNGRIILLEPRRLAARNVAQRLAEQLGEKPGETIGYRMRADTCVGPNTRLEVVTEGILTRMIQRDPELGGVGLVILDEFHERSLQADLALALLLDVQQGLRDDLKLLIMSATLDNERLQRLLPEAPVVVSEGRAFPVERRFLPLPTHQRFDEAVAIAAAELLRSETGSMLLFLPGVGEIQRVQERLAERVANDVVLCPLYGALPLSEQRKAILPAPDGMRKVVLATNIAETSLTIEGIRLVVDSAQERVARFDARTGLTRLVTQRISQASMTQRAGRAGRLEPGICLHLLAKEQAERAAAQGDPEILQSDLSALLLELLQWGCQDPAQLSWLDLPPAANLAAARRLLSELSALEGERLSAHGRKMAALGNDPRLAAMLTATDDADDAATAAKLAAILEEPPRGGNSDLGAAFARQQTNWQQRAQQLMKRLAVRGGQPDANRIAALLASAFADRIAHRRGQEGRYQLANGMGAMLDADDALGRHEWLIAPLLLQGSASPDARILLALPVDINALIERCPMLAQRSDIVEWDEALGTLKAWRRTCIGRLVIKTQPLAKPSEEELHQAMLNGIREKGLGVLNWTPEAEQLRLRLHCAAQWLPEEAWPAVDEASLLASLEQWLLPQMTGVHSLRALKALDVRQALQNWLPWQLRQKLDSELPTHYTVPTGSRIAIRYHADNPPALAVRMQEMFGEATTPTIAQGRVPLVLELLSPAQRPLQITRDLGAFWQGSYREVQKEMKGRYPKHVWPDDPANTAPTRRTKKYS from the coding sequence GTGTCCTTATTGCCGGTTGCCGCCGTCCTCCCTGAACTTCTCTCTGCCCTGCAGCATGCGCCGCAGGTTCTGCTTAACGCGCCAACCGGCGCCGGGAAATCTACCTGGCTGCCGCTGCAAATTCTTGCTCACGGTGAAAATAATGGGCGCATTATTCTGCTGGAGCCGCGGCGGCTGGCGGCGCGCAACGTCGCGCAACGGCTGGCGGAACAGCTGGGAGAGAAGCCCGGCGAGACCATAGGCTACCGTATGCGCGCCGATACCTGCGTCGGGCCGAATACGCGTCTCGAAGTGGTGACGGAAGGCATTTTGACGCGGATGATCCAGCGCGATCCGGAGCTGGGAGGAGTAGGCCTGGTGATCCTCGATGAATTCCACGAGCGCAGCCTGCAGGCGGATCTGGCGCTGGCGCTGCTGCTCGACGTACAGCAGGGGCTGCGCGACGATCTCAAGCTGCTGATTATGTCGGCAACCCTGGACAATGAACGCCTGCAGCGGCTGCTGCCGGAAGCGCCGGTGGTGGTTTCCGAAGGGCGAGCGTTTCCGGTTGAGCGGCGTTTTCTGCCGTTGCCGACCCATCAGCGCTTCGACGAGGCGGTAGCCATTGCCGCCGCGGAACTGCTGCGCAGCGAAACCGGCTCAATGCTGCTGTTTCTGCCCGGCGTTGGCGAGATTCAGCGGGTGCAGGAGCGGCTGGCAGAGCGGGTAGCGAACGATGTAGTTCTTTGCCCGCTGTACGGCGCTCTGCCGCTAAGCGAGCAGCGTAAGGCGATATTGCCGGCGCCTGACGGGATGCGCAAAGTGGTGCTGGCAACCAATATCGCCGAAACCAGTTTGACCATAGAGGGGATCCGTCTGGTGGTGGATAGCGCTCAGGAGCGGGTCGCGCGTTTTGATGCGCGCACCGGGCTAACCCGTCTGGTGACGCAACGTATCAGCCAGGCCTCAATGACCCAGCGTGCCGGACGCGCCGGGCGTCTGGAGCCGGGTATCTGCCTGCATCTGCTGGCGAAAGAGCAGGCCGAACGCGCGGCGGCGCAGGGCGATCCGGAAATCCTGCAAAGCGATCTGTCGGCGCTGCTGCTGGAGCTTTTGCAGTGGGGATGCCAGGACCCGGCTCAGCTTAGCTGGCTGGATCTGCCGCCTGCGGCCAACCTGGCGGCGGCTCGTCGTCTGCTCAGCGAACTCTCTGCACTGGAGGGAGAGCGGCTTTCGGCGCACGGGCGCAAAATGGCGGCTCTGGGCAACGATCCGCGGCTGGCGGCGATGCTGACCGCGACGGATGATGCCGATGACGCCGCAACGGCGGCTAAGCTGGCGGCGATCCTGGAAGAGCCGCCGCGCGGCGGCAATAGCGATCTCGGCGCGGCGTTTGCCCGACAGCAGACTAACTGGCAGCAGCGGGCGCAGCAGCTCATGAAAAGGCTGGCGGTCCGCGGCGGTCAGCCTGACGCCAACAGAATCGCGGCGCTGCTGGCTTCCGCTTTTGCCGACCGTATCGCCCATCGTCGCGGCCAGGAGGGGCGCTATCAGCTGGCTAATGGAATGGGGGCGATGCTCGACGCCGACGATGCGCTGGGCCGCCACGAGTGGCTGATCGCGCCGCTACTGTTGCAGGGGAGTGCGTCGCCGGATGCGCGGATCCTGCTGGCTTTACCGGTGGATATTAATGCGCTGATTGAGCGCTGTCCGATGCTGGCGCAGCGTTCCGATATCGTCGAGTGGGATGAGGCATTAGGGACGCTGAAGGCCTGGCGGCGCACCTGTATCGGACGGCTGGTGATTAAAACTCAACCGCTGGCGAAGCCGTCGGAAGAGGAGCTGCATCAGGCGATGCTCAACGGCATCCGCGAGAAGGGGCTGGGCGTGCTTAACTGGACGCCGGAGGCGGAGCAGCTGCGCCTGCGCCTGCACTGTGCGGCCCAGTGGCTGCCGGAGGAGGCGTGGCCAGCCGTTGATGAGGCATCGCTGCTGGCTTCGCTTGAGCAGTGGCTGTTACCGCAGATGACGGGCGTGCATTCGCTGCGCGCGCTGAAGGCGCTGGATGTGCGTCAGGCGCTGCAAAACTGGCTGCCGTGGCAGCTTCGCCAGAAGCTGGATAGCGAACTGCCCACCCACTATACGGTACCGACCGGTAGCCGCATCGCGATTCGTTATCACGCTGATAACCCTCCGGCGCTGGCGGTACGGATGCAGGAGATGTTTGGCGAGGCGACGACCCCGACTATTGCCCAGGGGCGGGTGCCGCTGGTGCTGGAGCTGCTGTCGCCGGCGCAGCGCCCGCTGCAGATCACCCGCGATTTAGGCGCGTTCTGGCAGGGGAGCTATCGCGAGGTACAAAAAGAGATGAAAGGGCGCTATCCCAAGCACGTTTGGCCGGACGATCCGGCAAACACAGCCCCAACCCGACGCACCAAAAAATATTCGTAA
- a CDS encoding prepilin peptidase: protein MIENIALLPEFAAQYPLIWSGFLLLFGLAFGSFFNVVIHRLPLMMEQTEAMNLCFPASFCPQCHQPIAWRDNIPLLSFLWLKGRSRCCGLPIPHRYPLIELASGALFMLIGYLFPPGIPLLGGLLLLSVLLILAAIDAQTQLLPDRLTLPLLWAGLLFNLSDTFVPLAESVIGAMAGYLSLWSVYWIFRLLTATEALGYGDFKLLAALGAWLGWQALPQTLLLASASGLMWTLLQRLVTRRSLEQPLAFGPWLALAGGGIFLWGQV, encoded by the coding sequence ATGATAGAAAACATCGCGCTGTTGCCGGAGTTCGCCGCGCAATATCCGCTTATCTGGAGCGGATTTTTACTCCTTTTTGGCCTGGCGTTCGGCAGCTTTTTTAACGTCGTTATCCACCGTTTACCGCTGATGATGGAACAAACGGAGGCAATGAATCTCTGTTTTCCCGCTTCGTTCTGTCCGCAGTGCCACCAGCCTATCGCCTGGCGGGACAATATTCCGCTGCTGAGCTTCCTGTGGCTGAAGGGGCGTTCACGCTGTTGTGGGCTACCGATTCCCCATCGTTATCCGCTTATCGAGCTGGCGAGCGGCGCGCTGTTTATGCTGATCGGATACCTGTTCCCACCGGGCATACCGCTGCTGGGCGGCTTACTTCTGCTGTCGGTTCTACTGATTCTTGCAGCCATCGACGCGCAAACGCAGCTGCTGCCCGATCGGCTGACACTCCCGCTGCTGTGGGCCGGGCTGCTGTTCAACCTTAGCGATACCTTTGTACCGCTGGCAGAATCGGTCATCGGCGCAATGGCCGGGTATTTGTCGCTGTGGTCGGTGTACTGGATATTTCGTCTGCTGACAGCTACAGAGGCGCTGGGGTACGGCGATTTTAAACTGCTGGCGGCGCTCGGCGCGTGGCTCGGCTGGCAGGCGCTGCCGCAGACGCTGCTGCTGGCTTCCGCCAGCGGCCTGATGTGGACGCTGCTGCAGCGGCTGGTAACCCGTCGTTCGCTCGAACAACCTCTGGCCTTCGGCCCCTGGCTGGCGCTGGCGGGCGGCGGGATATTTTTGTGGGGCCAGGTTTAA
- the dksA gene encoding RNA polymerase-binding protein DksA, whose protein sequence is MQEGQNRKTSSLSILSIAGVEPYQVKPGEEYMNEAQLAHFKRILEAWRNQLRDEVDRTVTHMQDEAANFPDPVDRAAQEEEFSLELRNRDRERKLIKKIEKTLKKVEDEDFGFCESCGVEIGIRRLEARPTADLCIDCKTLAEIREKQMAG, encoded by the coding sequence ATGCAAGAAGGGCAAAACCGTAAAACATCGTCCCTGAGTATTCTCTCCATCGCTGGGGTGGAGCCGTACCAAGTGAAGCCGGGCGAAGAGTATATGAACGAAGCCCAGCTGGCGCACTTCAAGCGCATTCTTGAAGCATGGCGTAATCAACTTAGGGATGAAGTGGATCGCACCGTAACGCATATGCAGGATGAAGCAGCTAACTTCCCGGATCCGGTAGACCGTGCCGCTCAGGAAGAAGAGTTCAGCCTGGAACTGCGTAACCGCGACCGCGAACGTAAACTGATCAAAAAGATCGAGAAAACCCTGAAAAAAGTCGAAGACGAAGATTTCGGCTTCTGTGAATCCTGTGGCGTCGAGATTGGTATCCGTCGTCTGGAAGCGCGTCCGACCGCTGACCTGTGCATTGATTGCAAAACGCTGGCGGAAATTCGCGAAAAACAGATGGCAGGCTAA
- the sfsA gene encoding DNA/RNA nuclease SfsA gives MLFTPPLQSATLIKRYKRFLADVITPDGRELTLHCPNTGAMTGCAAPGDTVWYSTSDNPKRKYAHTWELTETVQGAIICVNTLRANTLAKEAILQGNIPELLGYNTLKSEVKYGDESSRIDILLQADDRQNCYIEVKSVTLAEKEYGYFPDAVTERGQKHLRELMSVAAAGDRAVIMFAVLHSAIDRFSPAHHIDARYAQLLIEAQNKGVEILAYKAELSTEKITLNKPITVVLTPGK, from the coding sequence ATGCTGTTTACTCCTCCGCTACAGTCCGCCACCCTAATTAAACGTTACAAACGGTTTCTCGCCGATGTGATCACCCCCGATGGTCGTGAGCTGACCCTGCACTGCCCCAACACCGGCGCGATGACCGGCTGCGCCGCGCCGGGCGATACCGTCTGGTACTCCACCTCAGATAATCCCAAGCGCAAATATGCCCATACCTGGGAATTAACTGAAACCGTACAGGGCGCGATAATTTGTGTTAATACTTTACGGGCCAATACGTTGGCGAAAGAAGCGATTCTGCAAGGAAATATTCCCGAACTTTTAGGCTATAACACGCTGAAAAGCGAAGTGAAATACGGAGATGAAAGCAGCCGTATTGATATTCTGTTACAGGCGGATGACCGACAGAACTGCTATATTGAAGTGAAATCGGTTACGTTGGCGGAAAAAGAGTACGGTTACTTCCCCGATGCGGTTACCGAACGCGGTCAGAAGCACCTGCGGGAGCTGATGAGCGTGGCGGCAGCGGGCGACCGGGCGGTAATCATGTTCGCCGTACTACACTCGGCGATCGACCGTTTCTCACCCGCGCATCATATTGATGCCAGATACGCACAGTTATTGATTGAGGCACAAAACAAGGGGGTGGAAATTCTCGCGTACAAGGCGGAACTTTCTACCGAGAAAATAACTCTGAATAAGCCAATTACCGTGGTGTTAACCCCCGGTAAATGA
- the gspL gene encoding type II secretion system protein GspL, which translates to MNNHHTSSAAVLIIRLNSDADTAVWRLVAPGEAAQAGEWHPDDGEQTLSLLAQRYPAWVLVPASDCAFHHATLPAGARRKPQQALAFLLEEQLATEVEECHFALLHQEKTNCAVAVVGRQKMRAWQAWCERLGLNVLALTPDVLALPPNPTGWSAVRCGEQWLFRCATWNGMAVESAWLDELLAHWPNVAPIACYSPPPDIAAPWQPLPEQDLLALAAANPDARRICLRQGDFAAKRRRQPTPRRWRPAIAGALALMLLWSGNRLHDHLMLEQQADAAVQASRDFYRQWFKSEKNIVNPRLQMQQHLRKLESSGRQPALISRLGAVQQIITETPGIRLRSLSFDGARNTLQLEISAVSTQALEQFSNRARAGFRVQTGEMKPRADGIEGRLTLEGNDA; encoded by the coding sequence ATGAATAACCACCATACCTCTTCCGCCGCCGTGCTGATTATTCGCCTCAACTCCGACGCCGACACGGCGGTATGGCGGCTGGTCGCGCCGGGCGAGGCGGCGCAGGCCGGAGAATGGCATCCTGATGATGGCGAGCAGACGCTCAGCCTGCTGGCGCAGCGCTATCCGGCATGGGTGCTGGTGCCCGCCAGCGACTGCGCATTTCATCACGCCACTCTGCCCGCCGGAGCGCGCAGAAAACCGCAGCAGGCGCTGGCATTTTTACTCGAAGAACAGCTGGCGACGGAGGTGGAAGAGTGCCACTTTGCCCTGCTCCATCAGGAAAAAACCAACTGCGCCGTGGCGGTGGTCGGGCGGCAAAAAATGCGTGCCTGGCAGGCCTGGTGCGAGAGGCTTGGGCTCAACGTGCTGGCTCTGACGCCGGATGTTCTTGCGCTGCCGCCGAATCCCACCGGCTGGAGCGCCGTACGCTGCGGCGAGCAGTGGCTGTTTCGCTGCGCTACCTGGAACGGAATGGCGGTGGAAAGCGCATGGCTCGACGAACTGCTGGCCCACTGGCCCAACGTTGCGCCCATCGCCTGCTACTCGCCGCCGCCGGATATTGCCGCGCCGTGGCAGCCTCTCCCGGAGCAGGATCTGCTGGCGCTGGCGGCGGCCAATCCCGATGCGCGCAGAATCTGCTTACGCCAGGGCGATTTTGCCGCTAAACGCCGCCGGCAGCCGACGCCACGACGCTGGCGCCCGGCAATCGCCGGGGCGCTGGCGCTGATGCTGCTGTGGAGCGGTAATCGCCTCCACGATCATCTCATGCTGGAACAGCAGGCCGACGCCGCCGTGCAGGCCAGCCGTGACTTTTATCGCCAGTGGTTCAAAAGCGAAAAAAACATCGTCAACCCGCGCCTGCAGATGCAGCAGCATCTGCGCAAGCTGGAAAGCTCGGGGAGGCAACCGGCGCTAATCTCTCGGCTCGGCGCCGTGCAGCAAATCATCACCGAAACGCCGGGAATCCGCCTGCGCTCCCTGAGTTTTGACGGCGCACGCAACACGCTGCAGCTGGAGATATCCGCCGTTTCAACACAGGCTCTGGAGCAGTTCAGCAATCGCGCACGAGCGGGGTTTCGCGTGCAGACCGGCGAGATGAAGCCGCGCGCCGACGGTATTGAGGGTCGTCTGACGCTGGAGGGCAACGATGCATAA